Genomic window (Maylandia zebra isolate NMK-2024a linkage group LG11, Mzebra_GT3a, whole genome shotgun sequence):
CAGTAAAGCCCGCTTCGAGAAGGCTGAGGCGTAATGTGAAGGATTGCAGCATGACCTGAATTTTTCAATAGGTTAAATTCATAATTCTTTCAGCAAGACAGGATCATATCTACTTATACCACACATGCCACTAAAACCTAATTTTATCAGACATGGAGTACAAATCCAGATTAAGCAATTATCCAGGTCTGGGTCACAggggcagcagtctaagcagagacaCCTGACCTCCCTCTTCCCACTATATCCAACAGCACTTTCACAGGACACTGAGACGTTCCCAAGCCTGCCAAGAGACACAGAGCCTCCAGGATGTCCTGGAGTGCTCTAGGTAGGACGTGCCAGAAACGCATTGCATAGGTGGTGTCCGGGAGGCGTGAACTACATCTTTCAGTGTGGAGGAGCAGTGGCTCTGCTCTGAGCCCCCCCTCACTGAGCTCTTCGGCCTGTGTCTGTGCCCATACCCCTTTCAGAGTACACTACTCCCAGCTCGTGGCCACGGGTGAGGATAAAGTGTATATTGATCAGTAAATCTCAACTCATTCTTTACCACAATGGGCCAGTCCCCAGAGATGCTGCAacaatacaacagcttcttggtcaattgcacttttttctgtttgtttaatatTGCTGAAATTAAGCCTTTTGGCTAAGAACTCACACAACTGTACTTGTATACAGTCGTGTGTCTGTATGTATAACTGGAGTGATGATAAACTGTTGACTCTATGTATAAATGTTCAGAAATCTACATCTTAAAGTAGAAAAGCTGACAAGCAGATAATTAGccagaaaatgaaaagaatcaaAGTAATGGTTATTATATCCTTAAAATATCCACTGCTCTACAAACGGATTAAAGAAAGCTTAAAGGGACAAGATTGTTTTACACAATTTGATTTTTGAGAATCTGTCATGTTATCTTGTAAAATAAACTTTGGCTCTTTGCTTTGTATTCTGCCAAATGTCACAGTGGCTCCACTTTGCACTGAATACTGTAATTTTGAACTTGGCATTTAAAAGAACATCTTCTGTGCTGATCATGTTAGTCTGCAGCAGCTTTGGCCATCCAGCTCCCCCAAATGTTAATTGGAACCTAAGTGAGTATCGGGTGAGAGAGGTGACATCCCTGTTTGAGCTGCAAACACCTGACTGAGTTCGCCGACACCACCTACgtccatttttttctctctctctcctccttcgtCTGAGCTGATGTGATGGATTATTCACAGCTTTAATAGCTGCTCCTGCTGAAACATTCTGCTTTCTGTAAAGGGGGAATTGGGTTTATACTGACCCAGTTTCTACTCAACAGACGCACAAAACCATGCTGCATGCACCGCTGGGATAGAATTATGTCAGTTTGGGATggaaaataaatcaatgttCAAGTTCATCAGTTTGCCATCTGTTGTGTCCTAGTTTGCAATTGTTGGTTGTTTAATTTTCTCCAGTTGATTTTGGATAATCATATATAAATATGCTTTGAGATTTAAGTCCCCATCATGCTTCTCTGGAAgcttttgaaataaaataaaaaaaatgcttgtcTTCTTACATTTTTACTCCCGTCTTACTCGTTTGTTGGACTATGGTTTCATTTAAAGTGTCCTAATATGTCCTTCCATACAGGAGGTTGGCCGCTGCACCCTGCCTACATTTTTGAGGCAGCTCATGGTTTTCACGTGTAATATATGCTGTTTCATGTCGTTCTGCGTTTCTATTGGTCGAAATGTATTCCACACAGGCCATGCAGTTCAACGCAGCTGAACCAGGAAACGCTCGCATTGGCTGCATTTGTCAGGTCGGACCGAGGAGCAACTTCTGAAGCCAAAACAGCGCCAATACCTCCAGTTCCcctagtggccacttgaggctggctttGAAAAGCAGTCAATTCTTGTCATGCTCTAAATTTGTAAAATGCAAGGAAACAAAAGCATCTTTGATCTGTACAGTCCCACGTAAAAAATCtccaaaacatgtttacagtcgACCACTGTAGACAGTTTTCCACCCTCAAACAACTCTGagggtccttttttttttttttttaaaggtattcTGGAGGTGGAGGTGTGCCAGCTTTAATTAAAGAGTTTAACTGACTGTAGCGTATAACATTTAATCGACTAGTGAACTGTTCACATGCCACACTCAGTCTGTGTCTGCCTACAACACTTTACAATTTAACTGGATCATAATAGCTAGTTATCTGCTATGAGCCAGGCTGCACTAAAGAGGTGAGAGCTCAACAAGAGTGATGCGCTGTTCTTTACCACTAAAATGTGGTTAATTCAAAACTCAGTTTGGTAACCTGCGCAGGCATACTAGCATATTCAATTATATGATAATAGCCACTTTTTAAATCTCCTCTAAATCAGTAACAAATCAAGATCAAGCATCTGCCCCGGAACACAACAGAACTGATAATGAAATGCAATTTTGTGAGGTAAAAATGATCTAATAATGCCTGGCAGGCATCTTTTTCAGGCTTTTATCTTTTTAACTACTTTACATGGAAGATAAGCAACACAACAGCTGGCACATGTAATCTCACTGTGGTAAGCCGGTAACAGTAACGTCATAGTCTAAATTTGCAAACTGCAGACAAAGAAAAGccaaaaaagaggggaaaaaaaggacgcCTTTTGATGTGTACAATGAAGGCCGTACAGATCACAGGGTGTTATTATGGCTGAGGGACACAAACAGGTCATGCATTTAGGACAGAAGCTGTTCTGAATTGTGCATGCTACAGTCCAATTTGGAGCCAAACAGAAAATGCTCTAAATAAAAATTCAAAGGCTTTGGGGGATCTTTCTGATGTCAGTAAGTTCAAGTACATCTTTAGCCCAAAGCCACTGGCTGGTAATTGTTAAGGTCTGGAAGGTGGTTGAAACGAAAAACACCAAAATGCCTTTGATTCACATTGCTTAAAAAGGCACAGTCGTCATCCTCTCTGATGCAGCAAGACAATAGACAATGAATATTTTATAAGTCACCCATCTGAAAGCCAATAAAGCTGAGCTGTGGTAATGATGGTCCATCTCTGCGCCCTTCCATTCTCACTAAGCGTTTCCAGCAGGCTTGCTCAATGTTAAATTAGCCCTCTAGACTACTTAGACAGGATTCATTGCGAGAAAGTGCTACAATATGAATCACATTAGCTTCAAAATTAAGaggttttacccatatttttgGTTCACTGCTGTAGCTGCTTCATGAAACAAGAACGGCCCTAAAATAAAAGGCAGTCCTCTTCAATCATTAACACAGACTCAAGAAGAAACGGTGCCTCCAGAGCCCATCTGTGTGCTGCATCTTAAATCCAGTGAGCTATGAGGATGACCAAACTTGAATGGATTTGCTTTTCCCTTATTGACACAAAGTCGAAATGTTACAATCGGCTGGCAGGCCAAGGCTCCATAAAGGCATGGAGCTCTAACTGGTACTGAATGGCGTGTGTGTGGATAGATTGCCATCTATTAACTTCACACAGTCTTCCCCCATTTCACTCGTCACTCAGTCTCGAACCATGTAATTAGAATACAGGACAGAGGCTCTTACAGGTGTGAATTAAACACCTCTATTTGAATGGCAGCTTTTCAAAGAGAAACAGTGACTGGATCACATTAATGAACCTGAATCAAATGGTAATTCCACTTATGCAAATAAGAAAATTCTAATTAATTCATATTGACTGATCCCACGTCACCTCTGTGGCTTCAGAGGAGACATGCGGCCACAGGCAAACACTCAGATGCTGATTAGTGGTGTCAGGAAATTCTGCCTTTTAAGGGTTTTCCTCCTCTCCTGTGTGACTGTATCTTACCTGCTTTTTGGGTTTGTAGGATTCTCTCGTACACCCCCTCTGAGCTCTCTAGCAGCGTCTTGCTGGTCTGGATTACCTGAAAGCACACAAACATATTTGCTCACATTTGCCTTTAGTTTCCACATCAGCAAAACTAGCATCCCACAACAAAGCAGGAAGCAGTCTGTCTGCTAGCAGGCAGTTTCTATCCAGGGAGTGCTTAGAAAACAAGTTGTTATTACAGGGGATGTGAGTGGGCCAGGCTGCTAAATTGCATTTTTGAAAGCCAAAATTAGAGGGTAGGAGACACAAGCAATTAGGTTGTTTATTAAAAGTTACTTTTCTTCCCTGAAACACCACCAGTGTCCtgttttaaatgagaaaaatatatatgtgcAAATCTGACTTTGGTTGGAAAGTATTTTTTTCAAAGGAAGTGCTGATAATTAAGGTCATTTCAATTAAAAACATGTCAGTCATTCTCAAGCAGCAACACCATTACTGTGTTCTCTGTGAAGCTGCAGCTGCGACAGATGCTAAGTTTAGCTCCTCTGGTCTTATGCGCACCTCTAATTGAGTGCACAAACTCTGCTGACCTGCAGACTGTTGAAACTCTTGTGGCAATCCATTTACATATTAAATGCCAGCGCTGCTTCTTCCTaacagtaaacaaaaaaaataaagaaataacgaaaacatttttttaacacaagGAAGACGGCAGCAGCATGTTGTTTCAGGAGGTTAATGGTGCATATGTAGGCTGTCAGAGACGGGGGTAAATAAGCATGGAGTAAACAGGGTGCCTGGAAGACCATCTGGATCTTTTGCCACAATTATTTTAGTAAtagcttcatttttttcatctgaTGGGGATGCTATTTATACCCTAATGTTACTGCACTTTTGATTTCAATTAAGTGCCTGTAGGTTACTGGTGCGGCACGGTCGTAATTGACTTGTTCACTCCCGGTGTGACTTAAGCATATAGAGGTTGTGCTGCGAAGCCAGGCGGCCCGGCTCAGCTGCCAAGATGGAAATTAAGGAATGATGAATAATGTTTTATTGCAGAGATCGGAGAGACAAAGCCAAAAACAAGCATCACTGTGGCCCCAACATCAATCTTTGGAGCCTGCCAGCCAGATCCCAGAGAAGAGGGAAATCAGGGAGGCCCGTATAGAGAGCGATAGAGGGGAAAATATATAGTACTTAATCCAACAGAGGCTGTACTTCACTGCTCTGACAGTCTTACTGTAATGACGCAGTCCCACCTCGTCCTTAACTGGTGCTTAATCTGAACAAAACTTTGCACGAATATTATCACACATACACTGATGATTAACAGTTCTTTGGATTTTCATGTATATTATCTTCATCTCATCATCATCCTGCAATGCAATATTACGTATTCTGTTTGTGTCTGCTTCGCGTGTCATGTTCAGCATACGCCGACCATACGTTACTTAGCAGGCATCAAAATTTCTATCCGCAACTGAACTTTGTTGCCGAGTTACAAAAGATACGTAGGGAGAATTTGAAAAAGTGCGACAGGTCTGGTTTGTATTTAATAAAGCTGtctctttaaacaaaatcaaaactatGGTACATTTTACTACCATATATCTTCCTTCCAGAAGCACATTAGGCTTTTCTCATTTCTCTATTTGGTGCCTCGCAATCTTCTCTGTCCTCCTGCCTGTGACTCCAAAATCCATCACTGGACACCACATTGAAGGATGCCTTCATTTCTAACATACTTCTCAAggacagaggagagaggagtAATACTCGAGGATGCACAGAAGCGATTTTACCATCAGAATGTAAAAGGCGTGGCACGCAGCTGACCTATACAAACACAGGTGACACGACGACACCACAAACAACTAGATCTTTGCACTCGCATGCTGTTTCAGTTATTTGCAATTTGGTTAATCGCCTGCATGATAGCCTACCTTGTCACATTGCACCATGGTGTGAATTGCATCATGTGATCACATATCTGAATCAATAAAATACAGCAGTAGCTGGACTACAACAAAATTTATGTTGCTGCTGTGCCAGCTTTGATGGCTGAGAGGCGAGGATGTCTCATTTTGTTGAATCCCCGTTGCCTCGATTATTCTCTCCTCGCATCTCTGGTAGGAGGGACTAAGATGCACGGGAAGGATACAAGGAAAGGAATCGAGGGTGTATAATCCATGAAATTAGAGAGCTTTGTTTGTTCCTACCGTTTTGGTCTTTTCAGATGTGTTAATaaggaaaatatgaaataatgccAGCCTTATCCTTTATGAGCATGTCGACAGACTTGTCACGGCCTGAGCTGCTATTCTTTCTAACGCACTCTAAGAAAATAAGTGAGAACACAGCAGACGTTTTCTGAAGATAAATATGAACGTGCAGCCTTTTTCCCCCCGAAGCATGACTATGCAGAGTCATTGCCTGATACTGTGCTCAGTATGGGGGACAGACACCGTTGCACAAACCCATATGGTGACTCACCATGTTCTTCTACAGGCAGTCATGACTAAGTGACTGTGGCTGTTTGTCTCACTCTGCAGCTGCAGTTGCGGCACTTAGAGCTGCCTCACACACTGTGATTACTTTCCTGATGGGTAAAGAAATTACTGTCTTGGTGGCAGACACAGCAAATCAAGCGTCTTTAAAGGCATATTCTAGTAAGGTAAGTGGGTGGACTGCTCCCTATTTGCACACTAAACTGCATCCTCTAAATGTTATGGccgttgttgttattattattaccacCCACATTAACAAAGACACAAATGGTCTTTTATTTTCAAGGTGACGTTAGTTCAATGATACATttctgcaaactaaaactaaaaagagAATATATATTGTGAACAACAACTTTaatgttattaaaaatattGTGTTAATGAGTCTTGTTTGATGTATGCGGTTGAACTGCAGATAACAGACATCTTAGCAGAACCATTCTAGAACAAAGTTTATTCCCCAATAAAAGCCTAACATATGGGTTTTGAAGTCCCCTCGGTTCAGTGTTTCAAAGACTTTGTATTTTCTCCATCCACACTCTGTGCCCTTAGTTAATCTGTTGTGAGTACAAACAGAAATCGGACCATATTACCTAAGAGCTCGAGCTGGCATACTACCGAGTCTCTCCAGCTTTTTCTCTTAGCACACAAATGGGCAGCATTGAGACCCACATTCTATTTTTGCCAATCAGGAGCTGAAAGCCTGGCTACTCCCTGCGGTGGATTTTGACACACTACCAGAATTTCTAATTGTACTTATCCATACATTATTTAACATTATTTTAAGGTTGCACTCCCTCTTTTTCTTACGCGTATGCACTTGTCAGCTCATCTTTTGCCGCCACACCTTTCTGCTTGCCATCACTTCTGGCACTCTGCTGATGATCAAGGCCTGCAGCTTCACACCACTTAAGCCCTTGATcttaatttatttgattttagtCCCCAAACACCcgtcattttcttctttcttcctctccaaCTCAATTTTCCTGGCGCTCCTTCCATCAGGGCCAATTACCTAGCTTTCCGTTCTCATGTCTGAATAGAGCAGAGGGGTCACCTTAATCGGTCTGCATCAGAGTCCTTTTCCTATGTTCGTCCTTGAGTTGCAAGGTATGAAGCTTTTgccatttccatttttttagttTAATGCATAATGTATCATTTGGATAACAAATAATGCAAATGCACAGGTGTATTCTTTGAATCCAGAGTTGAACCTAAAGACAAAAGAGCCAAGAACTGTAGTTTCTCTAATGGCCACATGGGACTAGTAGGTAAGCCAGTGTTGTATTAACACGTCCATCTTTCCAGCAGTAAAAATCATATTTACAgcctggtttaaaaaaagattttggaCTTTCTTTTCTTGAATGTTCATACCTAATCTATGTGTTTATTAAGTTTTCAAATCAGAGACAAAATTGTTTCTCTTGTTGCTGTGCTTTTGCCTCCTTGTTCATGTTGTGCCAAGAATCAGTGTCAGAGAACATCGTGTTTTAAGGTTAATGGTGTAGCTGGGAATAGCCTCAATGGCATGTTGCATAACTTGTAAACATTGATTTTATTACTTAACAGAACTTCAGCCCTGTTACCTAACCATCTCTGTGTGTCCCCATTAGGTCAGTAAGCCCAGGTATTGATCTGATTGGCGTTGGTTTGCCTTGTTAGATCATCCCTTCCTGTTGATGGCAAAAGCATGCATGAGTGGAATGGGTTGCTGCCAAATACAAATTAAGTTTTCTTTTCTATGCACTGCAAAAGAACCACGAGTTTGGACAACAAAGACAGAACACACTTAGATCCAGACGACAAGAGATTAAATTATATCTGCTACTTTGTTTCTAGACATTATTTCAGGTCATGGAATTGAATGcctctctcctctttttatTTACTGTCATTTTTGATATTCACTAGAGTTACTACTGTGTAAATAAAGTAAATGAATCATGCAAAAAACTTCTCACCATGTCATATGTGGTAACGACTTTCTTTAGGACCTCTGGTAGCAGGCCTTGAGGCTCTAAGTTGGGGTACTGCTCATTGAGGTTGAACACCAGAAGGGGGTTATTGTCAGGCCCAGTCAGTCGAGGGGAAAGGGCCAAGATGCACTGCTTCAGGTTAGCCACCGCTGAAAGGCCGCACAGCTCTTTAAAGGACGCTATGGCATTCTGCAGAGAATGGAGAAAGCGTAATTACAGTCTGGCTTGCATGAACTTATGCTGGTTTACACTGGCATGCCAAGCAAAACATGCATCAAATGGCATAAGCATTACAAAAAGTCTAAAAGGAAAGGAACCTAATATTCCAGCTTTCGAAAATATGCCCTTCATCTGCCCCACAACCGCACAGAACAGCACTTTCTCAAAGGAAACGCCTGGAAGCTCATTCATTACCTGTGGGAACTTTCATTTTGGCTCTTATAAGCCACTCATAAACACTCAATCCTTTTGGACTGACACCAGgttcacaaagacacacagacacacacagagacacaaacacccTAACCTTTCTGTGAAAGGCCAAATTTAAATCCTACATAAACAAGCAGAGGGAAAAACTGGCAGGAGGGCCAAGATGTGTTATAATCACAAGGCCAGTGGCTTGTTATCACACAACGACCGCAATATAAACAAcgctaccaaaataaaacctaaTACAACGCCTGAAGAAACACAACCTGAGACCATCCACAGTGCAGAGACACTCGAGCAGTGTATTTCCTATGCAGCCCTTTGCATTTCTTTGAAAGCTTGAACAATGACATAAATGCCTCTTTTTCTGAAAAGAGGGATCACAGTAAGTCTGTCTGGACTGGAGTCCATTAAACACTGTGGGTTAAAGCTAAGCAGTTAAAACAAACAGCTTTATATTGTTTTTCCATCACTGGTACCATTAAAAAATGTGGTCCAGTTTACACAATAGAAGTTATGAATAACTTCTATAACATGGATCGTTAAAACATGGATCTCACCATTATGTTTGCTCGTTTCTCTCCATTCCTTGACACACATAAGGACTTGGTCAAATCTAATTCAGTCCAGGGTGGtggtttttgtgtttcctttccaAAGATGAAGTCTTTTAAATCaacggtccccaacccccgggcctcggaccggtaccggtccgtgagtaatttggtaccgggccgcgagagttgaggctcaggtgtgaaatgtatggttttcagggtttttatcggttttcagcgttattttgttttcgtttttatcgttaactcggttttcctgggtcttttcacctgtgttatgaataaatcttctttttttcggtaccggtactagttttattttgttgtatttatccgcgacaccttaaaggccggtccgtgaaaatattgtcgggcataaaccggtccgtggcgcaataaaggttggggaccgctgttttaaATTACTTTAGATGTCTTGTATTAAATCTAGTTATAATTAATAGATTGTGTTCAGTCTACTGTTCAGATGTGTTCAGACATAAACTTTCCATGCATATCCATGCAGTACAAAATATATCTTGGATGACACTGTTAATTCAGACCCACTCTAGTTAATCACACAAAAAaagggtggggaaaaaaaaatcaatacttCATGCCTTACCTGCATGTTTTCTCTGAGGTCTGTTGCCTCTCTCAGTGGCTGAATGGCTGTTTTGAAGACATCATCCAGAGCTTTGATCAATAGCACCCTCATGCTTGCATACTCTCTACTCCTCTTGCCTTTTCGTACAGACAGCCCCCTTTTGTGAGGTTTGCCGCCTCCTCTTCGATTGGTTATTGCCACATGAACAAACAATAAGGTATGTGGCAGCACTTCCCCTGTCAGAGACTGCAGCGGAACATGGCGGAAACCTGGCTGCAGACACTCAAACGGGATTGTGTATTGACCGATAAACTCATCGCCAATATAGTCGTCATCCAGCACCACAAAGCGCACCATTGCAAGTTCGGGGAGGTTTATCTGAAACTCGAAGCTCTCGTCAAACAGAGGGTTGTCCCCGTTTTGGTTGACCGTTTTAGTCCTTTGCTCAGCGCAGTCGGCGGGAATGCCGTGTATTTCGACATACACGTAGGGATCTACTACGTCTCCTTTGGCACCTGAGCCTTTGGGTTTTGGAAAGTTTTGTCCACTGATAATCTTGATGTGCAAGAGCTGTGGAGAAACACCAGGCACTGAATCTTTAGTGTTGGCACTGAAATATGAAACCTGCTCCCTCATGATCGCTGGACGCAGCACATAACCACAGTTCCCATTCTGACGGAACCAGCCAATGTTTAAATCCATCATCAGGCCAGGAGTCTGGTAGTTCATTGCTACAATCTGACAGCCACACTTCCAGAAATCTTGTGGATTCATGTTGCTGGAGTCAATCCGCATGGGACTAGGGTAAACCCGTGCTAGGAACTTCTTGTTATAGTTAACAAAGTCACCTGGGAATTCACTGGCACAGCGACTGGCAAAGACTTCATTGAAAGAGCACAGCTCCCAATGCTTCTGTTTTTGGAAAGATGTTGGAAAGTCTTTGAACTCCACAGACTTGCACAAAGTCACCAGATCAGAGAGCTCCTTGGACAGCTGAAATTTCTTGAGTGCAACTGTTTGTTGTTCAGCAGTCTCAATGCTCATCCTTTGAGACATCTCTGCCCCTTCATCCTCATCTGTCACCTCACCTTCTGAAGCAGTGCAATTTGTGCCCAACTTCTTACCCTTCAGTAGGATCTTCCCCTTCAGTTCATTAGGAGATGGAAGGTAACAGTCCTCAGGTTTTGGAGGATCTAGGTGGAGCTTGTCTCCAAGGATTTTCTTTAGGTGCTGGAACATGACTCTCTGTTGCTTCAAGGAACAGTGGTTTTCTAAGCACAGTATCAATGGAAACTCAGAGGCAACAAAGGCATATTTGTTAATGACGTCAATGACACTGCGAAAAACTATCTGTGAGGTCATTGTGTGACCAGTGTAAATTACAGGTTCATTATCAGGTCCGTCCCACACATCCAGCTCTACACTGCGGCAGCCCATCTTGAGAGCACGGATATAGCCTGTCACATCAGAGGGGCCTCTGAACTGATCTTCTATCAGGTAGGTGTTGTGTGATGCATTGATGTAGTAGTGGGACAAGGGTTGGTTCACGTCTTGGCAGACTGATTTATGTTCAGGGTCAAATATATGGCACTCTGAGGACATAAGATAGTTAGAGAACCCGTCCAAAGACAGCCAACCTTTGAGCTGGCCCTCTTTCGATGGCTCATATTTCTGAATTACGTCAAAGCTGGTCTCTTCGCTGACTTGTGCCATTCCCTGTTCTGCCTCCAGAAATATCATTAAGTCCTTGGTATCAAGAAATTCTTTATTACTGGAAAActgaacaaagagaaaatatATTTCTGGTCTGGTACAAAGATCGTGAAAGACTTCAATGAACTCCTCTTTTGCCACATCCGAACCTGATTTGTCCTTAACTTTATGCAGCTCCTTGAATTTCAGttctattttcacatttttgagTCCCGGATTCAACTTTTTGACTAACTGTACAGCAGTGCATATAGAAAGTTGCTTGCTGTTTGTAGTATCCTCCTCATCAAAAAGCTCACCTAACCACGA
Coding sequences:
- the plcl2 gene encoding inactive phospholipase C-like protein 2; amino-acid sequence: MAEFEEDGSLPPLNPDDTAVPSDNAAGKTHCEVSVLNGDCGISENMVGSGSLVAPGSQTGVDNANTSAGLDTKSEIPRRSSIIKDGKQRKERKKTVSFSSMPTEKKISSASDCISAMVDGSELKKVRSNSRIYHRYFLLDADMQSLRWEPSKKEVDKAKIDVKSIKEVRTGKNTDTFRTNGTYDQISEDCAFSVIFGENYESLDLVANTADVANTWVTGLRYLISYGKHTLNMIESSQNNMRSSWLGELFDEEDTTNSKQLSICTAVQLVKKLNPGLKNVKIELKFKELHKVKDKSGSDVAKEEFIEVFHDLCTRPEIYFLFVQFSSNKEFLDTKDLMIFLEAEQGMAQVSEETSFDVIQKYEPSKEGQLKGWLSLDGFSNYLMSSECHIFDPEHKSVCQDVNQPLSHYYINASHNTYLIEDQFRGPSDVTGYIRALKMGCRSVELDVWDGPDNEPVIYTGHTMTSQIVFRSVIDVINKYAFVASEFPLILCLENHCSLKQQRVMFQHLKKILGDKLHLDPPKPEDCYLPSPNELKGKILLKGKKLGTNCTASEGEVTDEDEGAEMSQRMSIETAEQQTVALKKFQLSKELSDLVTLCKSVEFKDFPTSFQKQKHWELCSFNEVFASRCASEFPGDFVNYNKKFLARVYPSPMRIDSSNMNPQDFWKCGCQIVAMNYQTPGLMMDLNIGWFRQNGNCGYVLRPAIMREQVSYFSANTKDSVPGVSPQLLHIKIISGQNFPKPKGSGAKGDVVDPYVYVEIHGIPADCAEQRTKTVNQNGDNPLFDESFEFQINLPELAMVRFVVLDDDYIGDEFIGQYTIPFECLQPGFRHVPLQSLTGEVLPHTLLFVHVAITNRRGGGKPHKRGLSVRKGKRSREYASMRVLLIKALDDVFKTAIQPLREATDLRENMQNAIASFKELCGLSAVANLKQCILALSPRLTGPDNNPLLVFNLNEQYPNLEPQGLLPEVLKKVVTTYDMVIQTSKTLLESSEGVYERILQTQKAAMEFHENLHDLAVKEGLKGRKLHKAVESFTWNITILKGQADLLKHARSEVQENLKQIHYAALTCKLTKGSAVSGSFGSESKSRCSLEAIPEKAIAEEELTDEDN